One Bubalus bubalis isolate 160015118507 breed Murrah chromosome 10, NDDB_SH_1, whole genome shotgun sequence genomic window carries:
- the POU3F2 gene encoding POU domain, class 3, transcription factor 2, with protein MATAASNHYSLLTSSASIVHTEPPGGMQQGAGGYREAQSLVQGDYGALQSNGHPLSHAHQWITALSHGGGGGGGGGGGGGGGGGGGGGDGSPWSTSPLGQPDIKPSVVVQQGGRGDELHGPGTLQQQQQQQQQQQQQQQQQQQQRPPHLVHHAANHHPGPGAWRSAAAAAHLPPSMGASNGGLLYSQPSFTVNGMLGAGGQPAGLHHHGLRDAHDEPHHADHHPHPHSHAHQQPPPPPPPQGPPGHPGAHHDPHSDEDTPTSDDLEQFAKQFKQRRIKLGFTQADVGLALGTLYGNVFSQTTICRFEALQLSFKNMCKLKPLLNKWLEEADSSSGSPTSIDKIAAQGRKRKKRTSIEVSVKGALESHFLKCPKPSAQEITSLADSLQLEKEVVRVWFCNRRQKEKRMTPPGGTLPGAEDVYGGSRDTPPHHGVQTPVQ; from the coding sequence ATGGCGACCGCAGCGTCTAACCACTACAGCCTGCTCACCTCCAGCGCCTCCATCGTGCACACCGAGCCGCCGGGCGGCATGCAGCAGGGCGCGGGGGGCTACCGCGAGGCGCAGAGCCTGGTGCAGGGCGACTACGGCGCGCTGCAGAGTAACGGGCACCCGCTCAGCCACGCTCACCAGTGGATCACCGCGCTGTCccacggcggcggcggcgggggcggtggcggcggcggcgggggcgggggtggcggcgggggcggcggcgacGGCTCCCCCTGGTCCACCAGCCCCCTGGGCCAGCCGGACATCAAGCCCTCGGTGGTGGTACAGCAGGGCGGCCGAGGCGACGAGCTGCACGGGCCGGGTactctgcagcagcagcagcagcaacaacaacaacagcagcagcagcagcagcaacagcagcagcagcggccacCGCATCTGGTGCACCACGCCGCCAACCACCACCCGGGGCCCGGGGCATGGCGGAGCGCAGCGGCTGCGGCGCACCTTCCGCCCTCCATGGGAGCGTCCAACGGCGGCTTGCTCTACTCGCAGCCCAGCTTCACCGTGAACGGCATGCTGGGCGCCGGCGGGCAGCCGGCGGGGCTGCACCACCACGGCCTGCGGGACGCGCACGACGAACCGCACCACGCGGACCACCACCCGCACCCGCACTCGCACGCGCACCAGCAGCcaccgcccccgccgcccccgcagGGCCCGCCTGGCCACCCGGGCGCGCACCACGACCCGCACTCGGATGAGGACACGCCGACCTCGGATGACCTGGAGCAGTTTGCCAAGCAGTTCAAGCAGCGGCGGATCAAACTGGGATTTACCCAAGCGGACGTGGGGCTGGCGCTGGGCACTCTGTACGGCAACGTGTTCTCGCAGACCACCATCTGCAGGTTTGAGGCCCTGCAGCTGAGCTTCAAGAACATGTGCAAGCTGAAGCCTTTGTTGAACAAGTGGTTGGAGGAGGCGGACTCGTCCTCGGGCAGCCCCACGAGCATAGACAAGATCGCAGCGCAGGGGCGCAAGAGGAAAAAGCGGACCTCCATCGAGGTGAGCGTCAAGGGGGCTCTGGAGAGCCATTTCCTCAAATGCCCCAAGCCCTCGGCCCAGGAGATCACCTCCCTCGCGGACAGCTTAcagctggagaaggaggtggtgaGAGTTTGGTTTTGTaacaggagacagaaagagaaaaggatgacCCCTCCCGGAGGGACTCTGCCGGGCGCCGAGGATGTGTACGGGGGGAGTAGGGACACGCCACCACACCACGGGGTGCAGACACCCGTCCAGTGA